TTGACAATGCTTTCTTCTCTGCATCGCCTATCCCATTTGTGGCCTCTGCTTCAATAAAGTTGTCTTGCCCAAATTCCTTGATCTTTTCCTGCAGGATTATTTAAGAACACATACCTGTCACCACTAAGAACTCAAGTGGACAGAACGTCCCTTGTACAATTACAAATGGAAGTGGACTTACCAAATTGGAGTTGTTCTCATTGAAGGCTATGGCTTCTGCTAAAGATCGCACCGGAGAAATCACCAGCTCATTCAGGTATGCATTTACAACTATTTTGAACTCGGCCTGCAATACTGTTTTTTCTCCACTCCCATCGAAGTCCAAGATTACATCAATGTTTGCTATGTCTAAATGGTCTACCAAAACTGCACCTTCTTTCCTTGATTTTCATAAAAGGTTTATGTTAGTTTTAAATAATGATACATTTACTGCGGCCCTACTAGCTTGAGCAGGCTGCAGCCAGTAGTTTATTGAAATTGTTATTCAAAATGTCTGCTATTACCTTAGAGTTTGCAGATGGTTCTCAATAACTTGAATGGGGATAGATCCATAGTCAGATTTGGAGTATGGATGCCTGAGTTTGAAGAATGGGTTCCTTACTATGCCCAGTCTTTTCCCTTTGAGGCCATAAGGCTTGAGAAATTGTTTGTAGCCGCCATATGGAATGTACTTTGATGCTTCTTTTGTCACGCCATCGTAGTAATCGAGGCCTACGATTGCATCAAGAACATGAACTGCATCCGATACTGTCCTGCAGATAGGCCTGCACTACATACAGACCACCTAATTAAGAACTTTTAATACTGCTGAACATTATAGTGATTTATATATTAGAGAACTTCCACATTTTCGATGTAACATTACTAACCCAACAGTGTCCTGTCTAGGAGAGATTGGGATGACTCCATTTCTGCTGGTGAGACCAACTGTTGGCTTGATGCCCACTACCGAGTTGTAGCTGGAGGGACATATAATGGAGCCATCAGTTTCAGTCCCCAAGGACACTGTAGCCATGTTTGCTGCGACTGATATTGCTGATCCACCGCTTGACCCACAAGGATCCGCAACCAAAACATAGGGATTCTGCATTGAGATTCAGAACAAAAAGGTAAGTGCCAGACTACAAAAGATTGAAACCCTTTTAATGATCGGATGCTAACATGACATTGTCTGCTACCAGGTAAACTAATTTTTGACAGACTGATGATGATTAACAAACCTTTCCTTGGCCACCTCTGGCACTGAAACCATTGGGTAGACTGAATGACCTGAAACCAGACCATTCATTCAAGTTAGCCTTTCCCAGTATGATGGCTCCAGCTTTCCTCAACTTCACCACCACACCTGCATCCCGTGGCACAACTGAGCCGAGCAATGCAAATGACCCAGCTGTGGTGTTCAACTTATCCTTGGTTGCAATATTATCCTTAACCAAGATTGGAATGCCATGCAAGGCCGAGAGCGACACAGGGGCCTTAGCCTTGCGTTCTTGATCAGCCTTGTCAGCTTGGAATAGTACATCAGGGTTCACTTCTATGACCCCTCTAAGGACAGGATTGAGTCTATGGATTTCTTCAATGTAGAACTCTACGAGTTGCCTTGAAGTTAGTTGGTTTTGCTTGAATGCGAGACGGAGATCATCTATGGTTGATTCTTGAATTGGGAATGCGTGGATATTGATGGTGTGCAAGCCAGAAAAAAATGTGgccagaaaaacaaaaagaaggtATGGAAACAGAGAGAGATTCATAATTTGGGAAGTTGTGGCAAGCAGGAGCTTTTCGATCCGTTAATGAGTGGCTGAATGTTTCACAACCATATGCAACCTGCCGATATTTATAAAGTCTGGTTTATTTGTGACACAGACAGAATTGTTTTATGCGCCAAGGTTTATTTTCGATGGCAAAGCCGCCTTGGAGACCAGAGGAGGAAAAATAGTCTTAGTCAAAGCGGCCATCAATGACGCCGAAAGATAGGATTGTTTTGCTAATCCATTATTTAATGCCTAATTTGACAGCATCCATAACATGATGTCATTGTAGGCATATGCATATGCATGTGCATCACAAACATGCACCACCGctacaaaagagagaaaaaacatGGTGTATCAAAAGCAAATTCATCCACGTCCGTTGTCTGGCACCACACTCTTGACTTGAAATCAAGATTAAGGAAACTCTAGATGAAGAAGCTGGAGCACCAATTACTACCATGCATGCACCAACTACAGAAGATTTTGTCCTTGGTGTAGTTGAATCAATGACTGGGGTATCAGTTGCCATCAATCTTATTACTGACCCATATTAAAAAAGTATAAGAGGCATCTACTTCATAGAGAAGCAACAAGACAATTATGAACTAGTTAACTTGAATGATTCAGAAAATGGAGGCCTCCTTAGCATGGTGGCTTGTTCAAATGCATAGGCAATTTCAATTAGTTTTGGTTCCATGCCCTTTAATGCTCCAAAAGATATCCCAAATGGCATTCCGGTGCTGTCATAACCAGCTGGAACAGTTATTGCAGGGTATCCTCCAACTGCCATGATTGGGATGGCTCCTGTTCCTGGTGTCACCAATGCATCCAATTCATTTTCCATCATCATTTTCTGAAATCCTTCTTGTGACAATTTCTCCATCATTTCTAatgctttcttctctttctctccaatccCGTTTGTCTTTTCTGCCGCAATGAATGTGTCCTGACCATACTCGTAAAGCTTCTCCTGCATTAAGCATCATCATTTATGTTTAAcggaaagaagaaaacaaaaccagaGAGTTTTATGAGGTACCAACAATTCAACACACATATTCAATAGTTAGACGAATACGATAGAGATTACACACAAGAATCATATACACATTGCTTATATGAAATGAAAGAGATAAGCGCAACATAGAACATATCAACGATACTAGTTACATAGGAGTTATTCATGAAAATAATGACATAAATGGATCGAAGATACAGAAAAATGTTACCAGTTACTCAAATTGGCCAAGTAACAAATGGGTAAATAAAAAGAACGAGTCAAGAGGAAAAATTTATGCATTAAATTTAGATCATAAGTTacatataaatgaaaatttatcTACTGGTAGTGATTATTTGACACCCAAGAATTACCTGTCAAAGAAATGCATGCATTACTTTTCTCCATTTTCCATATTATGCCCTTAACACTTGTACAGGAGTGTGCATGAGAGATACTTTAACAACACAATGTACTCAGTTTCTTACCAATTCAGGGTTATTTTGGTTGAAAGCAATAACATCCGCAAGTGATCTCACTGGAGAAGTGAGAAGCTCCTTTAAGTAGTCATTTAAGTACAGCTTGAACTCAGCCATCATTACTGTTAGCTCACCGCTCCGCCCAGGATTTAGAATGATATCAACATTTTCTATTTCAAGATTGTCCACAATAACTGCACCTTTTTTCCTACCATAATCAAGGATTAGAAGGAAAAGGAGTTAATTCTAATGTAATAAGAGTATTTTGGGGGCGCACTCAACTTTTCTGAGGAACTTTGTAACTAAATATCATAGTACCTTAATGTATCCAGATGACCCTCAAAAGTGGGAATAACTGTGGATCCATTCAACAATGTCGAAAACAGTCTCCTGACAACCCCCAATCTTTTTCCTTCGAGCCCATTCATGTTGAGAAATTGTTTGTAGCCACCCACAGGTATGAACTTCGCTGCTGCTTTTGTTGCTTCATAATCTCTTGGATCAAAACCCGCAATTACATCAAGCAAGTAAACTGCATCAGACACTGTCCTGCATATGGGCCTGTAAATTGATCATGTGCACAATTTCAGTGTTGGACAATGCTAATGCCATGACGATGACAGTGTGATGATAGCTTTATTTATGCACGAACTTTTACCCAATGGTGTCTCTGCTCGGCATAACAGGAATGACACCGGCTCGGCTTGTGAGGCCAACAGTCGGCTTGAATCCCACAACAGAATTATGATCTGCAGGACATATTATGGAACTATGAGTTTCAGATCCAACTGACACTGCTACCATGTTTGCAGCCACTGAGATAGCCGATCCACTGCTCGACCCGCATGGATCCCCAGATGAAGAGTAGGGATTCTGAACTTTTTGAACATATTGGATTTAGTCAATTACTTGCTGAAGTTACATCCAAGGGAAGAAACTGTAGGGCACAATTTTCTGATAATTTATTTGAATGAAACAAATGAATCGAATAGAACTCATAATTCATGGATCCTTAGTACCTCAAGTATCACCATGAGCAGGTTTTTAATGTTCCACATTTCCAGAATAACAATAACATACCGAAATGTAACAAATATAGTCAATAATAAGTAAAATTGGATTTTATATTTGACAAATATGCTGattaaataaacaaaagaacCGATTACAGCACAAACAACTACAATTACATGGAAATggttccttattataatattttcttACAAGGAGTTTGAGGAGAAAGTTACTGACATAAAAAAAGTCACACAAGCAGAGAattgcaaaaacaataaaatgagtCCATCTTTTTTCATACAAAATCAACTGCAAACAGTAGTTCAAGCTTGACCTTGATTGACTAAGTTCGAGTTCCATTTTTGCAAAGATTGAATCTAAATACTGATCTTGATTAGATATATTCGAGCTTGAAGTAATGTAGTAATATTCAGCTCCATTAAAGTATGTGTATATTGAAAATTCAGAATCTATaaatttttgaataaatttagTATCACTAAAATATCTGAAGAAATCAGCTCAATTAGCTGAAATTTTTAACTCAAAGATATCTATCATGTATTTTCAAATGTAAGTTGCAAGTAAAGAGAGTGAAACTGACCACTCCTTGTCCAGCTCTAGCGCACCACCCGTTTGGCACGTGACTCAAAGACCGAAACTTGTACCACTCGCTAAGACTCGCTTTCCCCAAAATCACGGCCCCTGCCTTCCTCAGCCGCTCCACCACCGTCGCGTCCCGAGCCACCACCGAGCCCAGCAGCGCGTACGACCCTGCCGTCGTGTTCAGCTTGTCCTTAGTTGCTATTGTATCCTTCAGCAGCACCGGGATCCCGTGCAACTTTCCCAAAGATCGGCATTCAATATTGCTTCTCTCCAAATCAGCCTTGTCCGCCTGATCCTGCGCGTCTGGATTGAGTTCTACGACGCTGCGAAGAAGAGGATTGAGGGCTTGGATTTGGCCGATGTAGAAGTCGACTAGCTGTCTCGATGTGAGCTTGTTGGCGCCGAATGCCCATTCGATCTGTTCGATTGTCGCTTCTTCGATCCTGAATTCGACGCCTTCGATTGTGCCGAGTATGATAAGAAGTGATATCAACGGTGTGAGGAGAAGAGAATACAGAGGGTTGGCAACCGTCATATTATGCCAACAACAGTGTCCTAAAGCAGTGGACTAGTCATGGGCCACAGATCTTAACTAAAAGGACGTAATAGTGGAGGGTTACAGTTACAGTGGGTGACTAGACCTGGGATGGGTGACAAACAATCACAATTTCACACCGAGTTTCGCATCGGTTGCACTCTCTCTTTCACTCGTTTGACTTTCTATTGGACACCGTTATCACGGATAGATTCGGTGACCCTTTCCGTGACATGACGAGTCGGCGCTCACCCACATAGGCCACAGCCCCTGATTCAGTTCATCAAAAGGGGGAATTAGTTTCATTGTAATGGAGTGCTATGAGACTACGATGGTTATGCAAAGCAACTCCGACGATGTCCGTGTAAAGACCAGAAAATGCAGAACAAAATATCCATACCGAATTACATAGATGTAAGGTGTATTGAGAGCTATTACAGACAAAGCCACCGGCAGAAGGTAGAAAGAAAGCAAAGGTACAACAATTGGAAGAATTATAATGGACAGCAGCAACGTGTCAGAGCTCAACATAAGAGAAgacaaaatttgataaaatagcAGAACAGAAGAATAACAAGAGTAGCACCTACAAACAATGCCCCAAGGGCCACACTAGTGTTTAACTGTTTACAAATCTACCAAAACTGTCTCCACTGTGTTCCACAAAATACTCAATcccccaaaaataataataataataataataatacaaacaaaaacagaaggTCTCAATAATCCAACCACTTAatagtaagttcaaaattctctCCCTTGTTAACAACCCTCGAGATCATATGAAGGAATCCtcaattttcattattttcagcATCTTCAGTCTCATTCTCCTCCGCATTTCCATCAGCACTTTTATCCACACTGCACATTGAAATCAGTTACACAGCTTTAAAATGTTAGCTTCGCCGGAAACACACAGTTGAGACAGAATAGAGAAGACTCCCCCCTCATTTCTTTCAACAAAAAgggagaccaaaaaaaaaagcaattaagttaaaacaaacccaaaaaactTTCAATtcatcattgtcatcatcatcaaagctaaATTAGTTTGAGTGTACTCCTTCCAGTAGATCCTCCTCCACTCCACATTAAAGTTTCAATAGcatagaagaaaagaaactaCAATCACAAATTTGCATAAACTATGAACTTTTTTCAAGTGGTTCATTGATCAGAAATGATTTTATTCTCAGTCAAGTCCTACCACCATTACAGTGTCATACAACACAAACAAACATATCAAAATACACTAGAAATGAAAAGCACTTAACTTCTAGACAACAGACGaatcatcatcatgcatgcACAAACACAGCAATCAACACCGAAAAAGAGAGCCCTTTACATCAACCAACGCAGGCACTTGCAGGTCCTGCCATTGTTAACTGGACTTGCATATACTAATGGCCTCAAAAACTGCTACAAACAAAGGAACACAAAAATTTGACACAACAAAACCGATTAAACATCCTCTAGGTTCACAAAAAATATGCATAATTCCTTTAATGAAACTACCTCAATTATTCCAGCTAAGACGCAAGAAATCAATTGACAACATGAAACACGTGTAAGGTGGCAAAATAAGTTCGCAACAACAATCATGAAATCCTGCTAATCACTCCCAAAAATGCTCCAAGTTAACCcagcaaaaacaaaaggaaccaAACCCCTTCCCCTCTTGGACAAACAATGAAACAAAGTTAGTTAAGAAATAAAGAGTCCATGAATTTTGCGGAAACCAACCATTTGGAGTCTGAATTTTCATCTCATCAACTTATACAAGCAAGTAGAATCAATTTTTCTGTAACATATTAACACCAGAATAATTACAAAGAGGAAATAGCACATAGAGGCTCAAAACATCATACAAGATCATCAGAACGATAGCAGACATTGGCAATAGAGTAGAAAAACTTAAAACTAATCAagcaaacaaaaccaaaaagctTACAAACACCATAATATACAACCACTGCCTGAACACAACAAATAAGGGTACCATATTTGATCTtcataagaaacaaaaacaaaaaacaaattgtcAGAATTTCCTTCAATAAAACAgtaaatttgatcaaacaaaCCTATGAGGTCGAGAATCCGAATCAACAGAATCACTCTTCCTCCAGCTCTTCTCAGCACGAGCATCAGCTAAACTGGATCCACTCCCGAAACTCCTCCCGAACGACCCctccttcctctctctcactgtCTCTTTATTATTGACTTTCAAAGATTCAATCTTTTCATCAATCTCCTTCCAGTCCTTCCCTTTCTCTGCCAAAACCTCTTCTCTGGGCCTCGCTTCACCGAATGGGCTCGCAGCCTTAGGCTTGGCCATAGTCGCCGCAGCAGCCGCGTCACTGACAGGAAGAGTTCTCGGCTGCAAGACAAGCCGAGGCCTTGCTACACCCCCATTGGTATCCTCCTTCTTCCGCCCCCAACCATCATCGCCACTTCCGTTCGAGACTTGCTTATCCCCTCTATCCCTCGACAGTGAATCGAAACTCCCTCTCCTGTCAAACCCACCGCCGTTAGAACCGAACCCCCTTGGCTCGCGCTTATTGGCAAACCAGCTATCTGATTCGTCCGCTTTCGATTGGGAACCAAAGAAAGCGCCTCTATCTCTCCTCTCACTTCTCTCAAAGCCATTCCCAGGCATTGATTTCTTCGTTGCAGACCAATCGTCGATCTCATCGGCCCGTGACGGCACAGATTCTCTACTTGCGTCCCTACCGAAACTCCCCTGTCTCCTAGTCTCATCAGAACCCCTAGACGAGCCCCATCGAGACTCATCACTgttggaattggaattggaattgtAACGGTTATTGACTCCGTAAGATTTAAAGCCGCCGCCAAGCCGAGACCGGTCCAGCTCTTCAGCGGACCGCTCGCGAGGGCCGGTGGGGAGGTTGAGGAGATCCTCGTGAGTGAGCCCCTTAGGCTGGGTCGGCTGAGTGGAGGTGTAAGCAGCGAGCTCTGCTAAGGAGAGGGTCTggggcttcttcttcttcttggtttTGGTGGAAGCCGCCGCCAGGGAAGGAAAATCGGCGAGTTGCTCCCCGAGAACATCGGATTTCTGTTGCTGTCGGACTTCGGCCTCGTGCTCTTCGGCGTCTAAAGCCCAGGCGCCGGGTTTGGACCAAGCAGACACGGTTGCCgccatactctctctctctcggtatGTGGTTGCCAGAACTCTTGCTGGGTTGCGTTGTTTAGCAGCTTACGAAAGAAAACGAGGGCAATACACACATTACATACATGAGTTGTAGGGATCTGTGGGGAGGATCGGACGGTTGAGGATTGTAGATTTAGATTATCTTGCAATGGACGGTTGAGATGTTCCGTTATATAAAGGTAACGGTCGCGTTGTTTTGCCAATCAAAGTAATTTTATGTCTAATGGAATCGATTGTAGATATTTTGGCATATTAATCCCAGTGACGATGGAAGTCCAAATATTAGTATTAGGGTTTGGATTCTTAAATCTATCAAACAGTTAAACAATGGATTTACACATGTTCAACAAGTGAGGAAATCATCCAAACTCCCAGGAGAGAATGAAAAGAGGACCTCTAAAAACTTAActgtaaaaagaaaagaaaaacaggtATGTACATAAAGAATGACTATCATTGGACATGCACTGCAATTGAGATCACTACTTTTTCTGCACTGCTTTTTTGTTCAAGCTATCCAACCCTACCGGACAAGACTCGCAATGGGCGGAGTCAAGGACACATAAGATGTACGTAGAACTTACACTCACAAAATATGTTGCAAGACAGTTTCCTGTAATTCAAGCGGAGGACGATGCATTCATAAGTGCAAAATCCGGGGTCTTCTCAGACTTCCTGTCACAGAAGTTATACACAAAATATCCACCAGCAAAACCAATATTTCCACCAAACTTTGGCCCAAAATCAAGAAGCTCTTAGCTCTGCAGAGACCATCCAGTGCTTGATTGATGGAAGATCACATTCTTCTCGCATCCATTCAAAAGAAAGACTTCACGGCTCCAAATAATCCGAAGTGCGTAGGTTAATTAGATATTCATCTTCAACACCCTTCATAGAACTTCCACCAAGATACCAAGCTGGAGATCCTGCAATTTTTTGCAGAAGCGACGTCAGGAACTCAAGTCCATTTGAAACAAATAATCTATTAAGAACTCAAGTAACTGGTAATTCAGTACTTCATTAGGCAAGCATGCATGTCCAAGTCCAACAGTCCAATCAGCCAGACATACAAAAGAAGCCAATTTTTGACAGAAAGTTGAACTTTCTTAGGTGAAGTTTGGCACTTATTTTCGCTTCCTTCTAATTTTTTAATATGTAAACAACATAACTAAAATAAGCAGAAGGAAAATAGGTCACACAAAATTCAAAGCTTAGAATAAAAGACGAGCTCCAGCCATGTATTagaataattaaaaagaaacaaccCTCCAGAAGCTTCAAGTGCAGTTGTTTGAATAGAGTCAGAACTCGAAAGTCTTAAGTTGTAGGATATAAACCCAATGGGGTTAAGTGTGGTTTATTCATTAGACCCTGAAGGACAACATGTTGACTTGTTTTGATGTCAAAGTTCGCGGTCAAAGGCCCATGCACAGTGCACCAATGAATCATCCAAGGCAAGACATTTCATCATAAGaagtgtggtttttttttttctcttttttgtttaatcTTTTTCCACCCTTCTATAATCACTAATTTAAGTTTTTAGACCACAACAAATTATGACATCACCTGCCACCCTACCACCCAATAGAAAATGGataaaaaagaaactaaaatgAATGGACCttaagaagataaaaaaaacgAAAATGAAGAGGGTCAATAGGTACCTGGTGTTGAAGCTTGTTCCTGTTCTCTTGTTGCGTGAAGTACGATTGTTCCACAAATCACGGTGATGAATCCGCTTATCTCAGAGGCAATGCTGCTTGCATTCTGGCCAGACCAATCCTTTGCAAAATATGAGTAAAAACACCAAGTAACTTCGATAAATATAGGCCTCTAAGTAGGCTCCAGAACAAATGGCGAAGTATGGAGAAAGAATCTACCTTAAACATTATGGCACTGGCAATGATGGTAAGAGTTGTAAACATCACATAATACACGGGAGAAACAATAGCTGCATTGAAAGTATCCAGTGCCTGGAAAGGAGATAACATGAATATCAGGGAAATGATACAACAATAATTGCTGAAAAAAAGTTCCACATGGTGTAAACAGGTTAACTTAGTTTGACTGATGAATCTATGATAATATCACCATCCACGCAAACAACCATCCCCACCTTAAGCGGCATGCACAATTCAAATTCTGCATTATGGTTCTTCcctcaaatttaaaatttaaattaaaattattgatCAGCAAACTTTCGCTAGGGAAAGCTATAAGAGTTGAATGCACAATTCTTCAGTGGACTACCAGATTGCATCCAGATTAAGATTTTGTGCGTAGATTGCATTGGTGAAATAAAAGTTGAAGCGCCAAGAACATTCAGATTCTCTGTTTCACTAGCTACTCAAGAAACTAGTCACAACAGAATCCTTTCTGTTGCAAAGAAGATTCAGATTCTCTGTTCTCACTTTATCCCATATACTTTGTTTTAGAAGAAAACAATTTACAAGTTCATCTTACAGTTCCGTTAATAGTTTGGGCTAAAAGGTTAAACATATTTGGAAGATATATTAGCAACCAAAAGTCATCTGTCTAGTAACATAACTAACAACCACAACAAAAAAGTTTTCATACACAAGCTAGATATGTAtttatctaaaaaaattatatttcttaAATTTGATAGTTGATCTGCTACGACAAAGGCGTGCGAGCCAAAGGACGAAAAATGTTAAATCGTTCAAAAAGTACTGTAGGCAAAGAAACAACACATTACTGTACAGGACTAATTCTGATACCTACCTTGTTCAGATAATTCAACTGTGTAATGACGCAGATTGCCGCAACAGTAACGAAAAACCACGTCTGAGGATAAGTTATCTGGCTTATTCCCTCCAATGTTAGTTTTATTGCAATTCCGATTGCTTTTATGCTTACAACCTAAGTGATACAGCACAGATTTCACTTACTGCCTAATGGAGTTCAAAACCTGAATGCTTAGTGGTAAACTCAAATGAAAATGATCATAATTACCGTAAGTGAACCCATAAACGAACAGACAGCCAAGTAGATCAATATGTTTGTCTGCCCATAGCGAGCCTCAAAATGTAAAATTATAGCCAACACAATTGACATTGCAGCTGCTACGTATATTAGAAAGGCTGTCAATAAACATGAAAGATTAggcaaaataattttgaatataaaaTTTATACTGAAGTACAAGCAGCAAGTTTTTCGCACAGACACCAAAATACAGGGACGGTACTAAACCTGGTTGAGTTGCTAGGGTCCAGATTTCTTGCACAGAATTTGGAGTATGTTCTTGAGGTGCATGGATTACAATCACTACTGATCCCACGATGCAAGAAACACATCCAACAATACCCATTTTCTGTATGCGTTCCTTCAGCAAGAAGTGTGCCAAAACGGCACTATAGGGATTCATCAAACATGTTAGTTATGATAGATAACATTCAAACCAAATCGGATGGAACTACAACTGGCAGAATCTCATAATTCTGAACTTGCCTGACAATTATACTTAATGCACCAAGTGGGGTCACTAAAACTGCAGGGGCGTAAACATAAGCTACAAAATTTGCAGCCTCTCCCACAATCACTATtggataataataaaaataaagtcAATGATCCACAGAGAGCTACTACTATCTTCAAACATAAAGCACTTGATGCGAGAGAGAGATTTATCTGCACTGTTGTACTTACTAGTCACCATGCCTGCCCACCAAAGAGGCTCTAGTAGGTAGGTATGGCCTCCAACCCCTGCATTACAAAAGAATATCTCAATGACTCAATATGCATAAAGTCAGATGGTTTTTGATTAGAATGGGCATCTGGAAAATCTGAACTCAGCAATAAATAGTACATATGCAAGTCTATTTAAGTCATCAACCACTTGCTTATCCAATAGTTGAACAAAACATATACATTAAGTAAAGATTGTGCACAAATGTCCACAGACAAACATGCTAATAGGATAAGCAAGCTCCTTGAGTATTAGAAATTAGAATGTGCATGGTACTCAATAAGAATGGAGTTATGCTAGAATACGAAAATCTATGGACTTCTAAACTCTCTTAGTTCTCGCATCTTTCCTCTCAAAACTTGCCTCCAACCAATTCCAATTCAgattgcaattccaaacaaatcTAAAAACCCATTAATTTCTTGTACAGCAACAAATTGCATTCAAACAGACTCGAAATTCAAAACAACAGTTGCAAAAAAAACTTTAATATCATGCATGGGACTCCCATTCTCAAGCTAAATACCAGAATCTGTTCTGTTTGATATTGCTCCCATCATATTACAAAGAATACGCTACCTTTTACACCCTAAAGCGCTCAAAAATATTTACCCTATTGGTTAGTACCAAAAATGTCAATAGGCTTTTTCAGAAAGAATTTTCCCATCTTTTTCCTCATCTTCATATGTTAACTATAGCAAATAATGAAAAGAACGATAAAACATAAATAATCAATATCGAATTACATATCGTTGCAATCAAAGGCATTCGATTCAGATCATTCAAAGCTGATTTAAACAGAACTAATTAAGATTGAAAACACATCTGGATTTAGATCAACTGACCTGCGCGTGTACCGTTAGCCCCAGCTCGCTTGAGGCCTTTCTTCTTCAGAATGAAACTCGCACCAATAAACGCGCTGGACGCCATTGCCAGTATCAATCCCGTCGTATTCTCCGACATCCCCATACCCCCCTCTTCCCTCTCTCTATAAGAATTATACGAAAACtatagatacatacatatagtGATTCGTTCGTATTGATTTTGGATAAGAGACAGGATGAAGAAGAGATCTGTTTCCCggcaaaaaaaacagagaaat
This genomic stretch from Tripterygium wilfordii isolate XIE 37 chromosome 22, ASM1340144v1, whole genome shotgun sequence harbors:
- the LOC119991149 gene encoding probable magnesium transporter NIPA6 isoform X1, which translates into the protein MGMSENTTGLILAMASSAFIGASFILKKKGLKRAGANGTRAGVGGHTYLLEPLWWAGMVTMIVGEAANFVAYVYAPAVLVTPLGALSIIVSAVLAHFLLKERIQKMGIVGCVSCIVGSVVIVIHAPQEHTPNSVQEIWTLATQPAFLIYVAAAMSIVLAIILHFEARYGQTNILIYLAVCSFMGSLTVVSIKAIGIAIKLTLEGISQITYPQTWFFVTVAAICVITQLNYLNKALDTFNAAIVSPVYYVMFTTLTIIASAIMFKDWSGQNASSIASEISGFITVICGTIVLHATREQEQASTPGSPAWYLGGSSMKGVEDEYLINLRTSDYLEP
- the LOC119991149 gene encoding probable magnesium transporter NIPA6 isoform X3 is translated as MGMSENTTGLILAMASSAFIGASFILKKKGLKRAGANGTRAGVGGHTYLLEPLWWAGMVTMIVGEAANFVAYVYAPAVLVTPLGALSIIVSAVLAHFLLKERIQKMGIVGCVSCIVGSVVIVIHAPQEHTPNSVQEIWTLATQPAFLIYVAAAMSIVLAIILHFEARYGQTNILIYLAVCSFMGSLTALDTFNAAIVSPVYYVMFTTLTIIASAIMFKDWSGQNASSIASEISGFITVICGTIVLHATREQEQASTPGSPAWYLGGSSMKGVEDEYLINLRTSDYLEP
- the LOC119991149 gene encoding probable magnesium transporter NIPA6 isoform X4 — encoded protein: MGMSENTTGLILAMASSAFIGASFILKKKGLKRAGANGTRAGVGGHTYLLEPLWWAGMVTMIVGEAANFVAYVYAPAVLVTPLGALSIIVSAVLAHFLLKERIQKMGIVGCVSCIVGSVVIVIHAPQEHTPNSVQEIWTLATQPAFLIYVAAAMSIVLAIILHFEARYGQTNILIYLAVCSFMGSLTALDTFNAAIVSPVYYVMFTTLTIIASAIMFKNASSIASEISGFITVICGTIVLHATREQEQASTPGSPAWYLGGSSMKGVEDEYLINLRTSDYLEP
- the LOC119991149 gene encoding probable magnesium transporter NIPA6 isoform X2, translated to MGMSENTTGLILAMASSAFIGASFILKKKGLKRAGANGTRAGVGGHTYLLEPLWWAGMVTMIVGEAANFVAYVYAPAVLVTPLGALSIIVSAVLAHFLLKERIQKMGIVGCVSCIVGSVVIVIHAPQEHTPNSVQEIWTLATQPAFLIYVAAAMSIVLAIILHFEARYGQTNILIYLAVCSFMGSLTVVSIKAIGIAIKLTLEGISQITYPQTWFFVTVAAICVITQLNYLNKALDTFNAAIVSPVYYVMFTTLTIIASAIMFKNASSIASEISGFITVICGTIVLHATREQEQASTPGSPAWYLGGSSMKGVEDEYLINLRTSDYLEP